A single Corynebacterium resistens DSM 45100 DNA region contains:
- a CDS encoding tRNA adenosine deaminase-associated protein, whose amino-acid sequence MSETTELTFAAVAVAGDGGWDVRELPEKSLNSLAELVKDLRANRAEGALVGFVCMDDDWCAVLRPVPGGVRLLISDATAALDYYLATDILDELDVDTPTEEEAESTDEPWPEGDFDLLEDLGVPEQLLSVIFDDEDLYASEQLMRVAEELGCAEDLADAVGLELE is encoded by the coding sequence ATGAGTGAGACAACCGAGCTGACCTTTGCCGCCGTAGCCGTCGCGGGCGATGGTGGATGGGATGTGCGAGAGCTACCAGAGAAGTCGCTAAATAGCCTCGCTGAGCTGGTCAAAGACCTGCGTGCCAATCGTGCGGAAGGTGCCCTAGTGGGCTTCGTGTGCATGGATGACGATTGGTGCGCTGTACTGCGCCCCGTGCCAGGTGGGGTGCGACTGCTGATTTCCGATGCGACGGCCGCGCTGGATTATTACTTGGCGACAGATATCCTCGATGAGCTCGATGTGGATACCCCCACCGAAGAAGAAGCCGAAAGCACCGATGAACCTTGGCCGGAAGGCGACTTCGATCTGCTGGAGGACCTCGGGGTGCCGGAGCAATTGCTGAGCGTGATCTTCGATGACGAAGATCTTTACGCCTCCGAGCAGCTAATGCGAGTGGCCGAGGAGCTCGGCTGCGCCGAGGATTTGGCCGATGCGGTTGGGTTGGAGCTGGAGTAA
- a CDS encoding prephenate dehydrogenase, with protein sequence MGSVSDVKGPESNPANPTSIAAEPRKPICVLGLGLIGGSLLRDLGRLNWPAYGWNRSEKTITRARRDGFDVSNDLEATLQRAEADGALLVLGVPMFALASLLDAIKVHAPTCGFTDVTSVKEQVHDLVEEHGLSHRFVGGHPMAGTANSGWPATMTGLFKGAVWVVTYDNAVAGDGMGNGADEAEDLWLKTWARVVAMAEAVGASVVPARARKHDRAVARVSHLPHILAEALAIAGDQGGPLALTLAASSFRDGTRVAGTEPALVRAMCENNRAALVTALDETLELLREAREELANPDKDMKDLTEVGHAARGRFEARAGRKKGEGANRPIIRVQPGGRGWVEQLESAESMGAQIGIF encoded by the coding sequence ATGGGGAGCGTGAGTGATGTTAAAGGCCCTGAATCCAACCCCGCGAACCCCACCAGCATCGCTGCTGAGCCCCGCAAACCCATTTGTGTTCTGGGCTTAGGCTTGATCGGAGGTTCCCTCCTCCGCGACCTCGGCCGCCTCAATTGGCCGGCTTATGGTTGGAATCGCTCCGAAAAGACCATCACCCGTGCCCGTCGCGATGGCTTCGATGTCTCAAATGATTTGGAGGCCACTTTGCAGCGCGCCGAGGCTGACGGAGCTTTGTTGGTGCTCGGTGTACCGATGTTTGCTCTTGCCTCTTTGCTCGACGCCATCAAGGTCCACGCCCCCACCTGTGGCTTTACGGACGTCACCAGCGTGAAGGAGCAGGTACACGATCTAGTGGAAGAACATGGCCTGTCCCACCGGTTTGTAGGCGGGCACCCAATGGCTGGCACAGCTAATTCCGGTTGGCCAGCGACAATGACGGGCCTGTTCAAGGGCGCGGTGTGGGTGGTCACCTATGACAACGCGGTGGCTGGGGATGGCATGGGTAACGGTGCCGACGAGGCAGAGGACCTCTGGCTGAAGACGTGGGCGCGTGTTGTAGCTATGGCTGAGGCCGTGGGGGCATCGGTTGTTCCTGCGCGGGCGCGCAAACACGATCGTGCCGTAGCGCGTGTATCTCATTTGCCTCACATTCTGGCCGAAGCCCTGGCAATTGCAGGAGACCAGGGTGGGCCGTTGGCGCTGACCTTGGCGGCGTCGAGCTTCAGAGACGGCACCCGGGTTGCCGGCACCGAACCGGCGCTGGTGCGGGCGATGTGTGAAAACAACCGCGCAGCCTTGGTGACGGCGCTTGACGAGACTTTGGAGCTGCTGCGTGAGGCACGGGAGGAACTGGCGAACCCAGACAAGGACATGAAGGACCTCACTGAGGTTGGTCATGCGGCGCGCGGGCGCTTCGAGGCGCGCGCGGGAAGAAAGAAAGGCGAGGGGGCAAACCGACCGATCATTCGTGTGCAGCCGGGTGGCCGGGGCTGGGTGGAGCAGCTGGAATCGGCGGAATCGATGGGCGCGCAGATCGGGATCTTCTAA